The DNA region GGGCGAGAAGGCGACGGCCTGCTCGTATTGGTAACGGGTCAGGTGGGTGACGCTGAATTTCATGGGCGCAGACTGCATCGGCGCGAGCCGGGGGCGGCAAGTGCGGAACCTCTGGGAATTGGCGGAGGGTTTTCGTGTTTGGCATGAAGGGAATGGCTTCAATAGTGCCGCGACACACATGCACGCGCCTGACGTTAATCTTTATCTGGTGGGCTTCATGGGCACCGGTAAAACCACGGTCGGCCGGGCGCTGGCGCAGCGGATCGGGTTTCAACTGCTCGACAGCGATGTCGAGATCGAGCGACAGGCGGGGAAGACGATCCCGGAGATTTTTGCGGAGCAAGGTGAGCCGGCGTTTCGAGTGCGAGAGCGGGCTTTTATCGAAGGCGGACATTCGCAGACGCGGTGTGTGGTGGCGTGCGGTGGAGGCCTCGTGGTGCAGCCGGGGATGTTGGATTTGCTGAAAAGCAAAGGGGTGGTGGTGTGCCTGCATGCTTCGCTGGAGACGGTTTTGAAGCGGACGCAGGGGAGCAAGAACCGGCCGCTGCTCAACGTGGAAGATCCGATGGAGCGTATCCGCGCGCTGTATGCCGCGCGTGAACATGTTTACCGAAACTCGGGCACGCTGGTGCTGACGGATGGGCGTCCGTTGCTGGAGATCGTGGCGCATGTGTTTCGGATCTGGAAACGCGAGGCGGTGGATTTCGCGACGGCGGCGGATCGTGCGGCCGCCAAGGCGGCACGATGAGCGAAGCGCGCGAGGAGCTGCGGCGCAGGCTGCGGGCGCTGGGTTTTGACGAGGTGCGTTTCGCGCGGATGGATGCGCCGTTTGGAGCAGGTCTGCGCGCGCGGATGGAAGCGGGGCAGTTTGCCGACATGGATTGGATGGGACGTACGGCGGATAAGCGGACGAATCCGGATCTGGTGCTGCCAGGGGTGAAGACGATGATCATGCTCGGCGTGAATTAC from Nibricoccus aquaticus includes:
- a CDS encoding shikimate kinase, which gives rise to MHAPDVNLYLVGFMGTGKTTVGRALAQRIGFQLLDSDVEIERQAGKTIPEIFAEQGEPAFRVRERAFIEGGHSQTRCVVACGGGLVVQPGMLDLLKSKGVVVCLHASLETVLKRTQGSKNRPLLNVEDPMERIRALYAAREHVYRNSGTLVLTDGRPLLEIVAHVFRIWKREAVDFATAADRAAAKAAR